The following coding sequences are from one Lolium rigidum isolate FL_2022 chromosome 6, APGP_CSIRO_Lrig_0.1, whole genome shotgun sequence window:
- the LOC124663299 gene encoding mitogen-activated protein kinase kinase kinase 17-like has protein sequence MDITVAKKLRRLRTLGRGASGAVVWLASDESSGKLLAVKSAAACGAAQLAREGSVLTGLCSPHIIPCLGSRAAEHGGHQLLLEFAPGGSLADEAARTRLPERAIRAYAADVAGALAYLHARSLVHADVKARNVVIGADGRARLTDFGCARGVDSPLPIGGTPAFMAPEVARGEEQGPAADVWALGCTVVEMATGRAPWSDVSDLFAAVHRIGYTDAVPEVPGWLSPEAKGFLAACFARDPRDRSPAADLLDHPFLASADAARDYAEPAKQEWTSPKSTLHDALWDSDDTDDEADETSTTPAERIGALACAASALPDWDSDDQGWIHVHGAHDSPPADAGDLVWAEPSEAEFEPFAVAAEDGSNGTPRHAVAVIDGADIWRDGYLSPVHFGSCRNQILHPFDSHGDETVSFQRECNLCRVMKLFFAQNLPLCRFFVFMPASQEAFASRIARLTVES, from the exons ATGGACATCACCGTGGCGAAGAAGCTCAGGCGCCTCCGCACGCTGGGCCGGGGCGCGTCGGGCGCCGTGGTCTGGCTCGCGTCCGACGAATCCTCCGGcaagctcctggccgtcaagtccGCCGCGGCGTGCGGCGCGGCGCAGCTGGCGCGCGAGGGCAGCGTGCTCACCGGCCTCTGCTCGCCGCACATCATCCCCTGCCTCGGCTCCCGCGCCGCGGAGCACGGCGGGCACCAgctcctcctcgagttcgccccCGGCGGCTCGCTCGCCGACGAGGCCGCCAGGACCCGCCTCCCGGAGCGCGCCATCCGGGCGTACGCGGCCGACGTCGCTGGGGCGCTCGCGTACCTCCACGCGCGGTCCCTCGTGCACGCCGACGTCAAGGCGCGCAACGTGGTCATCGGCGCCGACGGCCGCGCCAGGCTGACTGATTTCGGCTGCGCGCGGGGAGTTGACTCGCCGCTCCCGATCGGCGGCACGCCCGCGTTCATGGCCCCCGAGGTGGCTCGCGGGGAGGAGCAGGGCCCCGCGGCCGACGTGTGGGCGCTCGGCTGCACCGTCGTCGAGATGGCCACCGGCCGCGCGCCCTGGAGCGACGTGAGTGACCTCTTCGCCGCGGTCCACCGGATCGGGTACACGGACGCCGTGCCGGAGGTTCCCGGGTGGCTGTCGCCCGAGGCCAAGGGCTTCCTCGCCGCCTGCTTCGCCAGAGACCCCCGCGACCGCTCCCCGGCGGCGGACCTCCTGGACCACCCGTTCCTCGCTTCCGCCGACGCCGCCCGCGACTACGCGGAACCGGCGAAACAGGAATGGACGTCTCCCAAGAGCACGCTGCACGACGCGCTATGGGACTCGGACGACACCGACGACGAGGCGGACGAGACGTCGACGACGCCCGCCGAGAGGATCGGGGCATTGGCGTGCGCCGCCTCGGCCCTGCCGGACTGGGACTCGGACGACCAAGGCTGGATCCACGTGCACGGCGCCCacgactcgccgcctgccgatgCGGGTGACTTGGTCTGGGCCGAACCGTCAGAAGCAGAGTTTGAACCGTTCGCCGTTGCTGCTGAAGATGGCAGTAACGGCACCCCGCGCCATGCAGTAGCAGTTATCGACGGCGCCGACATTTGGCGGGACGGTTACCTGTCTCCTGTGCATTTTGGCAGTTGTAGGAATCAAATTCTACACCCGTTTGATTCTCACGGGGATGAAACAGTGTCATTTCAACGTGAATGTAACTTATGCAGAGTAATGAAATTGTTTTTTGCTCAAAATTTGCCTCTCTGCCGATTCTTTGTGTTC ATGCCAGCGTCACAGGAAGCATTTGCATCACGCATTGCCAGGCTGACAGTTGAGAGTTAG